Below is a genomic region from Candidatus Binatota bacterium.
CGGCCTGCTTAATACAACCGCTGTTATCTTTTGCCTGGGCCGACGAAACCTTGGCGGCGCCCTTGTTCATGGCGTTGACGCAGGCCTGCGAAGATTTGTCCAGGGGTTGCGCGCCGGCAGCACCGGCGACCAGCAGGAGGGCCGCGCATAGAGTACAGGTCCGCTTCACCCGGTCACGGTGGCACACCCCGTGGTCTACTGGAAGCCGGGTTTTTTACCTTACATCACCTGCATCTTCGCCCGCCCCCCCACCGGGGGAGTACGCGCACAATCGCCATTTCCCCGCCTCCTGAGCGAGCAGGCCGGTTTTGTCTGCGGCTCGGTGCTCTTCGTTGGCGTCTGGCACGCTTCGCAATTATAGGAATCCTTCCCGGGGGGCGTGATTTGCTTATAGGACTACAAATGGTGTTTCAGAATTTCGGGCGGCGCTCGCCCGACGGCGAGCTCGTGCAGAGCGAACTGCGCATGGACGAGGGCCTGGGAGAACGAATCGCCGCCGGCGAGAGCATCGACGGCGACGACATGTACTTCCGCAGCACCCCTTACTTCGAGACCACGTCCGAGAAGTACGCCTGGATGAACGACATCGTGTGTATTGGCCGCATGGCCGCGTTCGGAGGCGGCAAGGCCAGCTACGAAGTTTTCCAGGTGTTGTAGCAGCCCCGGCACAAGGAGAAGTCGAGAGCCTACCTTCCGTAAACGCCCACGTGTTTCTGCACCCGTTCTGTA
It encodes:
- a CDS encoding DUF3237 family protein, which translates into the protein MVFQNFGRRSPDGELVQSELRMDEGLGERIAAGESIDGDDMYFRSTPYFETTSEKYAWMNDIVCIGRMAAFGGGKASYEVFQVL